Within the Stenotrophomonas maltophilia genome, the region GGAAGCGTGAAGCGGGTGGAGGCCACCGCAGGCGGCGCCGCGCTCTGCAGCGCGCGCAGGATGCGTTGGCCGGCTCGTCCATCGGCCGTGCTCCATCCCAGGCGGCGCTGTTCGGCCTGGATCGCCCGGCGGCTGGCTGTGCCGATCATGCCATCAGCGGTACCGATATCATGCCCCCGCGCCAGCAGTAGGGTCTGCAGCTGACGGCGCTCATCACGGCCCAGCCCGGGGTCATCGGTCGGCCAGGCGGTGGCCAGGCCGCTGCCGCCGCGCAGGCGATCAGCCAGCGTCGCGATCGCCAGCGCATAGCTTTCGGCGGCGTTGTAGCTGTAGATCGCATCGTAGTTGCGGAACACCAGCAGGGCCGGCCCCTTGATGCCGGCGGGCAGCAGCAGTGCCGCCCGCGCGTCGGCAGCCAGACCCGCCGGAGCCAGCGCGCTGCCGTCCAGCGCTGTCACGCCCTGCGTACGCCATTCAGCCAGTGACCGGCGTTGGGTACGGCCGGCCAGGCTGGTATTGAAGCCGTCGGCAACACGCACCTCCATGCCCCACGGTTCTCCCGTGCGCCAGCCGGCGCGCTTGAGGTAGTTGGCGGTAGACGCCAGTGCGTCGGGAATGCTGCCGACCAGGTCACGGCGACCGTCGCCATCGCCGTCGACGGCGATGCGTGCGTAGGTGCTGGGCATGAACTGCGTATGGCCGAACGCGCCGGCCCAGGACCCGGTCAGACCTTGAGCCTGCAGATCACCGCGATCGATCAGCGTGAGCAGGGCCAGCAGTTCGCCACGGAAGAACGCCTGCCGCCGGCCGGCGCAGGACAGCGTCGCCAGCGACTGCAGCAGCGGACGCTTGCCGAATACACGGCCATAGTCGCTCTCCACGCCCCAGACGGCGACGATGGTGACCGGATCGACGCCATACTGCGCGGCGATGCGATCAAGCAGGTCGCGGTGCTGCTGCAGCATGGCCCGTCCATCGTCGACGCGCTGGCGGTCCACCAGTGCAGCCAGGTAGTCCCAGATCGGGGTGGAGAATTCGGGCTGCGCATCCAGCAAGCCGAGCACGCTGGGATCAGGACGCAGGTCGGCGGTGATCGCACCGAAGCGGTCTGCGGCAATGCCCTGGGTAGCTGCCGTTGCCTGCAGCTGTGCCAGACACCGGGTGAACGCGGGATCGGGCGGGGTCAGGTCGGGCGCCGTTGACGGCGCGGCCAGTGCCGCGGCCAGGCCGAGTGCGGTCAGGGTGGGCATGGCGTCCTCCGTGTTGCCGGTGCTGACACCATACTAGAGGCTGAGCGACCGGCGATGCTGAAGCAGTTGCCGGCCGTTGGCCTCTCTAGAGCGTACGCAGCAGCCGCAGGCCGTAAGCTGGACTGTCAGCGTCCCAGCGCTGCGCAACCTGCAGGCCGGCCTGCCGCACCAGCGCATCAAAGCCGTCATCGGTGTACTTGTGGCTGTACTCGACGCGGATCGCCTCACCGGCCTCGAAGTGGAAGGTGCGGCCATCGAGGTGGACGTCCTGCGCCCGCTGGCTGACCAGATCGGTCTCGATACGCAGACGTTCGGTGCTGTAACGGGCACGGTGGCGGAAGCCGTCCAGATCGAAGTCGCTGCCCACCTCACGGTTGAGGCGGACGAGCAGGTTGAGCGTGAATGCCGCGGTGATGCCTTCGGCGTCGTTGTAGGCGGCTTCGATCAGCGCGGGGTCCTTGTGCAGG harbors:
- a CDS encoding lytic murein transglycosylase; its protein translation is MPTLTALGLAAALAAPSTAPDLTPPDPAFTRCLAQLQATAATQGIAADRFGAITADLRPDPSVLGLLDAQPEFSTPIWDYLAALVDRQRVDDGRAMLQQHRDLLDRIAAQYGVDPVTIVAVWGVESDYGRVFGKRPLLQSLATLSCAGRRQAFFRGELLALLTLIDRGDLQAQGLTGSWAGAFGHTQFMPSTYARIAVDGDGDGRRDLVGSIPDALASTANYLKRAGWRTGEPWGMEVRVADGFNTSLAGRTQRRSLAEWRTQGVTALDGSALAPAGLAADARAALLLPAGIKGPALLVFRNYDAIYSYNAAESYALAIATLADRLRGGSGLATAWPTDDPGLGRDERRQLQTLLLARGHDIGTADGMIGTASRRAIQAEQRRLGWSTADGRAGQRILRALQSAAPPAVASTRFTLPSNYSAVQSPAIRSRSNVQQIQGVRSGQFQGLDAWLVETPQATAAISVFGGQLLSFVPKGQPDLLWLSPRRAALPTPIRGGSPVCWPYFGRQGQGDDVPAHGFVRTLPWELKEARRLDDGSIELVLAPPALDNLALRLAMTLRIGRELRQQLVTDNPGTVPVTITQALHNYFRVGDASKVEVDGVDGLEYLDKFENYAQARRQQGPWSLRDPRDPGRSDRIYTGAGGHYVLRDPVLKRRITIRTEGSRSLVAWNPGAEAAAKMADVGDGWRDYVCLEAANAGPDVITIAPAGRHVLVQTLSSSPL